Proteins co-encoded in one Quercus robur chromosome 8, dhQueRobu3.1, whole genome shotgun sequence genomic window:
- the LOC126695560 gene encoding wax ester synthase/diacylglycerol acyltransferase 4-like, translated as MEFEEGLEPVSPTGQYFNSSVLSVSIIAVMEFEIPINNLPSIMSLLKDLFLPINPRFSSIMVTGEKGEKQWKRVEVKLEDHINVPIFPIGLSPDSYDEYFDDYVSKIAMNHFPQNKPLWEIHIVKYPTSNAAGTIIFKLHHALGDGYSLMGALLSSMQRADNPSLPLTFPFRQRSESKSERLRRGVSQFVPLIFNTIHDFGWSMLKSNLIEDDRTPIRSGEKGVEFRPVTISTMTFSLDHIKFIKDKLGVTINDVITGIIFFGTRLYMQEVSQKSSKADSTAIVLLSTRTVKGYKSVKEMIKPESDTPWGNQFGLLHVSIPKFTNLKSSNPLEFVLKVHKIIRKKRNSSSVYFTGCLLSIMKKLKGPEAASKYIHRASNYSSMSISNMIGPVEQMALVKHPVKGLYFMTVKGPQSLTITMASYMGNLRVAVGSEKGFIDPHKFKSCVINAFEMTLQAAHDIPA; from the exons ATGGAGTTCGAGGAAGGATTGGAGCCAGTAAGTCCTACTGGACAGTACTTCAACAGCTCTGTGCTATCAGTATCCATTATTGCTGTTATGGAATTTGAGATTCCAATCAACAACCTGCCCTCCATAATGTCATTGCTCAAAGATTTGTTCCTCCCCATCAATCCTCGTTTTTCCTCCATTATG GTCACAGGTGAAAAAGGTGAGAAACAATGGAAAAGAGTAGAAGTGAAGCTTGAAGACCACATTAACGTTCCCATTTTCCCTATTGGATTGTCACCTGATTCATATGACGAATATTTTGATGACTACGTATCAAAGATAGCAATGAACCATTTTCCACAGAACAAACCACTATGGGAGATTCACATTGTTAAATATCCAACAAGCAATGCAGCTGGTACTATCATATTCAAGCTTCACCATGCTCTTGGTGATGGCTACTCTCTCATGGGTGCACTTCTTTCTAGTATGCAAAGAGCTGATAATCCTTCTCTTCCGCTAACATTTCCCTTTCGCCAACGCTCAGAGTCAAAAAGTGAGAGGTTAAGAAGAGGGGTGTCCCAATTCGTTCCCTTGATCTTTAACACTATACATGATTTTGGATGGAGCATGTTAAAGAGCAATTTGATTGAAGATGATCGAACTCCGATAAGGTCTGGCGAAAAAGGAGTGGAGTTTCGACCAGTTACAATATCAACTATGACATTCTCTCTAGATCATATCAAATTTATTAAGGACAAGCTTGGAGTG ACCATAAATGATGTAATTACTGGTATAATCTTCTTTGGCACCCGGTTATATATGCAAGAGGTTAGCCAGAAATCAAGCAAAGCGGATTCCACAGCAATAGTGTTGCTCAGTACAAGGACAGTTAAGGGCTACAAGTCAGTCAAAGAGATGATCAAACCTGAATCCGATAcaccatggggaaaccaattcgGTCTCTTACATGTATCAATACCAAAGTTCACAAATCTTAAATCCTCAAACCCCCTTGAGTTTGTTTTGAAAGTGCACAAAATAATCAGGAAGAAGAGAAACTCTTCATCTGTATACTTCACTGGTTGCCTATTGTCGATTATGAAGAAACTAAAAGGCCCTGAG GCAGCATCTAAATACATCCATAGAGCATCAAATTACTCGAGCATGTCGATCTCAAATATGATAGGGCCAGTGGAACAAATGGCTCTGGTTAAACATCCAGTTAAAGGCTTATACTTTATGACCGTTAAAGGACCTCAG AGTCTTACAATTACAATGGCAAGCTACATGGGAAATCTGAGGGTTGCTGTTGGCTCAGAGAAAGGGTTCATAGATCCCCACAAGTTCAAGTCGTGTGTGATCAATGCCTTTGAGATGACACTCCAAGCGGCACATGACATTCCCgcatga